A genomic segment from Methanomicrobium sp. W14 encodes:
- a CDS encoding ABC transporter permease: MILDDIFFDLSIRNVSLHFTRSLLAAIGIVIGVVAIISIGIPGANMTLSVTAELSESGNFIMLSRGRRRYVWWRKR; the protein is encoded by the coding sequence ATGATTCTGGACGATATATTCTTTGACCTGTCCATTAGAAATGTTAGTCTTCATTTCACAAGGTCACTTCTTGCAGCAATAGGAATTGTAATTGGTGTCGTCGCAATCATTTCCATAGGTATCCCCGGTGCAAATATGACTCTTTCCGTTACAGCAGAGCTTTCTGAGTCGGGAAATTTTATTATGCTCTCCCGGGGGCGGAGGCGGTATGTTTGGTGGCGGAAACGATGA
- a CDS encoding ArdC family protein, which produces MVNVYEIVRERIISSLSSGKIPWHQSWQSLSPCNVLTGRPYRGINRLLLSGHEWWGTYKQIKQLGGYVRKGEKAYGIVVFWSFEEARSVVNEQGDVVLVMSHRERPLVRYYSVFNLSQCEGIEKDAVGEIRAITSCDEVIERNCPKVRPGNPAYLPTADIIHMPDMERFESPEEYYSTFFHELTHWTGHESRLKRPGVTGPIRFGSEHYSREELTAEMGSAFLCAMTGIDMPVVDNQAAYIAGWLRHIRNGSAVDVIRAAGDAQRAADFLIGGGEE; this is translated from the coding sequence ATGGTGAATGTCTATGAGATAGTCAGGGAGAGGATAATCTCCTCTCTGTCTTCCGGGAAGATTCCTTGGCATCAGTCGTGGCAGAGCCTGTCGCCGTGTAATGTTCTGACAGGAAGGCCCTACCGTGGCATTAACCGTCTGCTGCTCTCCGGTCATGAATGGTGGGGAACTTACAAACAGATTAAACAGCTCGGGGGGTATGTCCGAAAAGGGGAGAAGGCATATGGTATTGTTGTCTTCTGGTCCTTTGAAGAGGCCCGGTCGGTTGTGAACGAACAGGGCGACGTGGTCCTTGTGATGTCTCACCGAGAGCGACCGCTTGTAAGGTATTATTCGGTCTTCAACCTCTCACAGTGCGAAGGGATCGAGAAAGATGCTGTCGGCGAGATCCGGGCAATCACGTCCTGCGATGAAGTGATTGAAAGAAATTGCCCGAAGGTTCGGCCGGGGAACCCTGCATATCTTCCGACCGCTGATATTATCCACATGCCAGATATGGAACGGTTCGAGTCTCCGGAAGAATACTATTCGACCTTCTTCCACGAACTGACTCACTGGACCGGGCATGAATCCCGTCTGAAGCGTCCGGGAGTGACCGGGCCTATCAGGTTCGGGAGTGAGCATTACAGCCGGGAAGAGCTGACGGCGGAGATGGGTTCTGCCTTCCTGTGTGCGATGACCGGGATCGACATGCCTGTGGTCGATAACCAGGCAGCCTATATTGCAGGGTGGCTCCGGCACATCAGAAACGGCTCAGCTGTCGATGTTATCCGGGCCGCCGGAGATGCACAGAGGGCAGCGGACTTCCTCATTGGGGGTGGGGAGGAATGA